A portion of the Lolium rigidum isolate FL_2022 chromosome 1, APGP_CSIRO_Lrig_0.1, whole genome shotgun sequence genome contains these proteins:
- the LOC124685250 gene encoding uncharacterized protein LOC124685250 codes for MATAPCPLPHRCLLLLHLALLAFLLAAAPAADAWTGEIRGRVVCDVCADSAIGPEDHILEGAEVAVLCITKSGEVINYQAFTNSKGIYSIAETMPESDRWESCLARPISSFHQHCTRRGDAHSGVKFTYNKQSGNSHNVKTFLYKPVNVPLYCS; via the exons ATGGCGACGGCGCCGTGTCCTCTCCCTCACAGGTGTCTGCTCCTCCTCCACCTGGCCCTCCTCGCGTTCCTCTTGGCTGCGGCCCCGGCGGCCGATGCGTGGACGGGGGAGATCCGCGGCCGCGTTGTCTGTGACGTCTGCGCCGACTCTGCCATCGGGCCGGAGGACCACATCCTCGAAG GTGCCGAAGTTGCTGTTCTGTGCATTACAAAATCTGGTGAGGTCATCAACTACCAGGCCTTCACAAACTCCAAGGGTATCTATAGTATTGCAGAGACGATGCCGGAGAGCGACCGGTGGGAGTCATGCTTGGCAAGGCCCATCAGCAGCttccaccagcattgcaccaggaGGGGCGATGCACACTCTGGGGTCAAGTTCACATACAACAAACAGTCAGGGAACTCGCACAACGTCAAGACATTCCTCTACAAGCCTGTGAATGTTCCTCTCTACTGTAGCTAA
- the LOC124671803 gene encoding protein FLOWERING LOCUS T-like — protein sequence MSRDPLIVGGIVGNVVEYFDASARLRVLYSNREITNGSELRPSQVANQPTVHITGMPGSHYTLVMIDPDAPTPSNPSQREYLHHRLVTDIPEGRDVRHGIEVVAYERPQPTAGIHRIAFVVFRQAVHQTISAPGWRSNFITRDLAECYNLGGPVAAAYFNCQREGTCGGRRYR from the exons ATGTCGAGGGATCCGCTGATCGTCGGGGGGATCGTCGGCAACGTCGTCGAGTACTTCGACGCGTCGGCGCGGCTGAGGGTGTTGTACAGCAACCGCGAAATCACTAATGGGTCCGAGCTGAGGCCGTCGCAGGTGGCGAACCAGCCGACGGTGCACATCACGGGGATGCCCGGATCACACTACACGCTC GTGATGATAGACCCTGATGCACCTACCCCAAGCAACCCTTCCCAAAGGGAGTACCTCCATCACCG GTTGGTCACAGACATACCAGAAGGACGTGACGTGCGCCATG GAATTGAGGTGGTGGCGTACGAGAGGCCGCAGCCGACGGCGGGGATCCACCGTATAGCGTTCGTGGTGTTCCGGCAGGCGGTGCACCAGACGATCTCGGCACCAGGGTGGCGCTCTAACTTCATCACACGGGACTTGGCCGAGTGTTACAACCTCGGTGGTCCGGTAGCGGCAGCCTATTTCAACTGCCAAAGGGAGGGCACCTGCGGTGGCCGTAGGTACAGGTGA